From a single Microbacterium murale genomic region:
- the uraH gene encoding hydroxyisourate hydrolase: MTAVSHITTHVLDAVQGLPAPGIAVVLSALKDGEWMLLAEGVTDADGRAKQLGPEALPVGTYRLHFDTGGYFARTDTPTFYPEVVLTFVVDDEHRHYHVPLLLSPFAYSTYRGS, encoded by the coding sequence ATGACTGCTGTGTCGCACATCACCACCCACGTGCTCGATGCCGTGCAGGGTCTGCCGGCTCCAGGTATCGCCGTCGTGCTGTCCGCCCTCAAGGACGGCGAGTGGATGCTGCTCGCCGAAGGGGTCACTGATGCCGATGGCAGGGCGAAGCAGCTCGGGCCCGAGGCGTTGCCCGTCGGTACCTACCGACTCCATTTCGACACCGGCGGGTATTTCGCACGCACCGATACCCCCACCTTCTATCCCGAAGTCGTGCTCACGTTCGTCGTCGATGACGAGCATCGTCACTACCACGTGCCGCTGCTGCTGAGCCCCTTCGCATATTCGACCTACCGAGGAAGTTAG